The DNA window ACCGGCGTCCTCGCCGACACCCCCGCCGACGCCCCCGCCGACGCCCGCGCCGAACCGCGCCGGCGCCTCGCCGCGGCGGGCTGACGAGCACCAGCAGACCGAGGAGGGCCGTCATGGCCGAGCACAACCAGCGGCAGGGGATGACCCTCCTGCGCGAGCTCCTGGACGAGGCGGTGGCGGGCCGCGGCCGCATCGCGGTCGTCACGGGGGCGATCGCGACGGGCAAGAGCCATCTCCTCTACGGCCTCACCGAGCAGGCCTTCGACCAGGGGGCGCTGCCCCTCGCCGCGACCGGCTCGCGCGCCGAGCGCGACCTGCCGCTCGGCGTGATCTCGCAGCTCGTCCACAACACGCCGATGATGGAGCAGCACCGCGCGGTGACGCTGGGCCTGCTGCAGGAGGGCGCCCGCGCCGAGCTGACCGGCGACACCCTCGACCACGTGGACGTGCAGATCGTGGACGCGCTCTGCACGATCCTGCTGGAGCTGTCGGAGCGCTGCCCGCTGCTGGTCGCCGTGGACGACGCCCACCACACCGACCGCGCCTCCCAGCTCTGCCTCACCTACCTGGCGCGCCGGATCAAGTACGCCAAGATCATGCTGCTGTTCGCCGCGCCCGACCACCACGCCCACCAGCGGTCGCTGCTCCACGCCGACCTGCTGCGCCAGCCGCACTGCCGCCCGGTCCGGCTGGACCACCTGTCCGCCGAGGCGGTCGCCAGGCGGGTGGCCGAGCGGGCGGGCGAGGAGGCCGCGGGGCGGTTCGGGGCCGCCTGCCACGAGCTGAGCGGCGGCAACCGGCTCCTGGTCGACGCCCTGCTGGAGGACTTCACGTCCGGCGGCGGCCCCGGCGAGCGGTACGCCGAGGCGGTGCTGACCTGCCTGCACGGCACCGATCCCGAGCTGCTGCTCACCGCCCGCGGCCTCGCGGTGCTGGGCGAGCCCGAGGGCGTGGCCCGGCTGGTGGGCCGGGGCGAGGCGGCGACCGCGCGGGCGCTGCAGGCGCTCAACCGGTCCGGGCTGCTGGCCGGCGGCCGGTTCCGGCACGACGGGGCCCGCGCGGCGGTGCTGGCCGCGCTCGATCCCGGCGACCGTACGGACCTGCACCGGCGGGCCGCCGAGCTGGCCCACGACGAGGGCGCGCCGGTGGCGGTGGTGGCCGAGCACCTGCTGCTGTCCGGCCGCGCGAGCGACCCGTGGGCCCTGTCGGTGCTGGAGGACGCGGCGGCGCTGGCGCTGCGCGACGGCGGCGTGGAGGCCGCGATCGAGTACCTGAAGCTGGCCTGGCAGGGCTGCGGCGACGAGCGGCGGCGGGCGAGGATCGCCACCAAGCTCGTACGGGCCGCCTGGCGGATCAACCCGAGCACGCCGGCCGGGCACCTGGCCGAGCTGACCGCGGCCCTGCACAAGGGCCACCTGGGCGGCGGCGACGCCGTCGTGCTGGCCAAGGCGCTGCTGTGGCACGGCCACGTGGCCGACGCCAAGGACGTCCTGCACCACCTGCGGGAGCTGGACGGGCTGGACCGTGAGGGGCTGGCCGAGCTGGCCGTGGCGCGGGCCTGGCTGCGCGGCGCGTGCCCGTCGTTCCTCCCGCACCTGCCGGAGGCGAGCCCCGAGGAGGCCAACAGCGCCGCGCACTCGCTCGGCGTCAGCCGCCGCATCGAGTCCGCGAACGCGCTGGTCCGGGCGCTGACCGAGGCCCCGAGGCCGGAGACGGTGGCGGTCGCCGAGCGGGTGCTGCGCGGCTCGCGCCTGGACGAGATGTCCATGGACACGGTCGAGAGCGCGCTGCTGACGCTCACCTACTCCGGCCGCGCCGACCGGGCGGCGCCGTGGTGCGACGCCTTCGTCGAGGAGGCCGTCTCCCGCCACGCCCCGAGCAGGCGGGCCAGGCTGTCGGCGATCCGCGCCGAGATCGGGCTGCGCACCGGCGACCTGGCCGCCGCGGCGCGGGACGCCCGGCAGGCTCTGGAGATCATCCCGCCGGGGAGCTGGGGCGTCGCGGTGGGCGGCCCGCTGGGCGCGCTGCTGCTGGCCGGCGCCGCCATGTCGCGGCACGAGGAGTGCCTGCCGTACGTCACCCAGCCGGTGCCCGAGGCCATGTTGGAGACCCGCTTCGGGCTGCTCTACCTGCACGGCAAGGCCCGCTTCACCCTCACGGCCGGGCAGGCCGAGCAGGCGCTGCGGGACCTGCGGCTGTGCGGCGAGCTGATGGCGCTGTGGCGGCTCGACGCGCCGGAGTTCATCGCCTGGCGGGTGGACGCCGCCGAGGCCCTGGTCCGGCTCGGCGACCAGGAGCAGGCGCGGCTGCTGCTGGAGGACCAGCTCGCCCGCTGCGACCGCCGCTCGCGGCGGGTGCAGGGGATGGCGATGCGGGTGCTGGCGGCCACCGGCGAGAGCCGGCACCGGGTGATGCTGCTGCGCCGCTCGGCGGAGCTGCTGCAGAGCGGCGGCGACCGCTACGAGCTGGCCCGTACGCTCTTCGACCTCATCCAGGCGTACCACGCGATCGGCGAGTACCGCCGGGCCGGGATGCTGACCCGGCGCGCCCGCTCACTGGCCGTGGAGTGCCACGCCGACGGGCTGAGCCAGGCGCTGTCGCCGGACGGCGAGCACGACGGCGACGCGGCGGGCGTCCAGCCGATCCTCAGCGACGCCGAGCGGCGGGTGGCGGCCCTGGCCGCCGACGGCTACTCCAACCGCGACATCTCCGCCAAGCTCTACATCACGGTCAGCACCGTGGAGCAGCACCTCACCCGCGTCTACCGCAAGCTGAACGTGTCCCGGCGCGCGGACCTGCCCGCCAAGCTGGTCGGCGGGCAGGTGTGAGCTCCGGGGCCCCGGGCGGGGGCCCCGGAGGCGTCATTCGGCGATGGCCGTGCGCATCACCCAGCGGTAGACGAGCGCCTCCTCACCGTCCACGGTGGTGCGCTCGCCCTGGTGCCGGAAGTGCTCGTAGCCGGCGCCGAGCGGCAGCTTGACCGGGTCGCCGGCGGATCCGACGCTCTGCACGCGCCGCTCGGCGGGCAGCCCGGCCGGGCCGCCGACCAGGACGACTCTGATCTGGGACATGGTGCGCCTCCTGTCGATCGGTGCTCACAGCGGGATGTTGGAGTGGCGGCCGCGGGCGCGCGGGGCCCGCGCGAGCGCCTCGGCGAGGCGCAGCCGCGAGGTCTCCGGGGCGATGACCTCGTCCACGACGCCGAGGGCCACGGCCCGCTCGACGCCGCCGGCGGTCCGCCGGTGCTCCTCGGCCAGCCGGGCGCGCAGCTCCTCGCGCTCCTCCTCCGGGGCCGCCGCCAGCGCCTTGCGGTGCAGGACGCCGACCGCCGGCTCCGCGCCCATGACCGCGACCTCGGCCCCCGGCCAGGCGAAGGTGGCGGTCGCGCCGAGCGAGCGGGCGTTCATGGCGATGTAGGCCCCGCCGTACGCCTTGCGGGTGATGAGCGTGACGCGCGGCACCACCGACTCGGCGAAGGCGTGCAGGAGCTTGGCGCCCCGGCGTACGACGCCGCCCCATTCCTGGCCCACGCCCGGCAGGTAGCCGGGGACGTCCACCAGCACCACGAGCGGCACGCCCAGCGAGTCGCACATGCGGACGAAGCGGGCGGCCTTCTCCGCCGACAGGGAGTCGAGGCAGCCGCCCTTGTGCAGCGGGTTGTTGGCGAGCACGCCGACGGTCCGGCCGCCGAGCCGGCCGAGGCCGGTCAGGATGTTGGCGGCCCAGCGCGGCTGCAGCTCCTCGAAGCCGTCGGCGTCGAGGAGCCGGCGCACCAGCGGGCGCACGTCGTAGGCGCGGCGCGGCGAGTCGGGCAGCAGGGCGCGCAGGTCGCGCAGGTCGCGCGGCTCGGCGAGCGCGGCCAGATCGGAGCGGCCACGGTGGGTGAACAGGCCGGTCAGGCGGCGGGCGCGGTGCAGGGCGTCGTCCTCGTCCCCGGCCAGGACGTGGG is part of the Nonomuraea coxensis DSM 45129 genome and encodes:
- a CDS encoding helix-turn-helix transcriptional regulator — encoded protein: MAEHNQRQGMTLLRELLDEAVAGRGRIAVVTGAIATGKSHLLYGLTEQAFDQGALPLAATGSRAERDLPLGVISQLVHNTPMMEQHRAVTLGLLQEGARAELTGDTLDHVDVQIVDALCTILLELSERCPLLVAVDDAHHTDRASQLCLTYLARRIKYAKIMLLFAAPDHHAHQRSLLHADLLRQPHCRPVRLDHLSAEAVARRVAERAGEEAAGRFGAACHELSGGNRLLVDALLEDFTSGGGPGERYAEAVLTCLHGTDPELLLTARGLAVLGEPEGVARLVGRGEAATARALQALNRSGLLAGGRFRHDGARAAVLAALDPGDRTDLHRRAAELAHDEGAPVAVVAEHLLLSGRASDPWALSVLEDAAALALRDGGVEAAIEYLKLAWQGCGDERRRARIATKLVRAAWRINPSTPAGHLAELTAALHKGHLGGGDAVVLAKALLWHGHVADAKDVLHHLRELDGLDREGLAELAVARAWLRGACPSFLPHLPEASPEEANSAAHSLGVSRRIESANALVRALTEAPRPETVAVAERVLRGSRLDEMSMDTVESALLTLTYSGRADRAAPWCDAFVEEAVSRHAPSRRARLSAIRAEIGLRTGDLAAAARDARQALEIIPPGSWGVAVGGPLGALLLAGAAMSRHEECLPYVTQPVPEAMLETRFGLLYLHGKARFTLTAGQAEQALRDLRLCGELMALWRLDAPEFIAWRVDAAEALVRLGDQEQARLLLEDQLARCDRRSRRVQGMAMRVLAATGESRHRVMLLRRSAELLQSGGDRYELARTLFDLIQAYHAIGEYRRAGMLTRRARSLAVECHADGLSQALSPDGEHDGDAAGVQPILSDAERRVAALAADGYSNRDISAKLYITVSTVEQHLTRVYRKLNVSRRADLPAKLVGGQV
- a CDS encoding DUF5988 family protein, coding for MSQIRVVLVGGPAGLPAERRVQSVGSAGDPVKLPLGAGYEHFRHQGERTTVDGEEALVYRWVMRTAIAE
- a CDS encoding acyl-CoA carboxylase subunit beta, which gives rise to MTVVSPVPVHPVPPAGPRAPSARLARLLDPDGAVPLHRADDSGVLAVHGTVGGAPVVAYCTDARRMGGALGAAGAGHIVAGIETAVREGCPVIGVWHSGGARLADGVESMDGVGRMFAAMTWASGVVPQLSVVLGPAAGAAAYGPALTDLVIMAEAGRVFVTGPDIVRDVTGESIDMAGLGGPEAHGRKSGVAHVLAGDEDDALHRARRLTGLFTHRGRSDLAALAEPRDLRDLRALLPDSPRRAYDVRPLVRRLLDADGFEELQPRWAANILTGLGRLGGRTVGVLANNPLHKGGCLDSLSAEKAARFVRMCDSLGVPLVVLVDVPGYLPGVGQEWGGVVRRGAKLLHAFAESVVPRVTLITRKAYGGAYIAMNARSLGATATFAWPGAEVAVMGAEPAVGVLHRKALAAAPEEEREELRARLAEEHRRTAGGVERAVALGVVDEVIAPETSRLRLAEALARAPRARGRHSNIPL